Proteins co-encoded in one Scatophagus argus isolate fScaArg1 chromosome 11, fScaArg1.pri, whole genome shotgun sequence genomic window:
- the nr1i2 gene encoding nuclear receptor subfamily 1 group I member 2 isoform X2, which yields MTGLPGRWADSSFSPVVCSVNPKPARFPTASTTVSCVDIWTHRVTMNNKATGVQTIQDALTQQKEDDEDDEGKVTEDEEPRGCGVCGDLAKGYHFNALTCEGCKGFFRRAIKRSTQLSCPFRNKCSITKNNRRSCQACRFRKCQAIGMRKEMVMSEQEVLERRRRIMKKKILDAVQLSSQQERTIQELLCGHRRTFDSAFYRFSGFRPMDRNIFFVSDTQSASEPSDAYSLSASFSSSSSSSLCDSFEKQENQDSLQVRKSSVFTALPHVTDLTTYMIQDIISFSKSLRDFRSLIIGDQIALLKGASFEVMQIRFNMVFNAKRGIWECGHIAYCIDDAVRAGFQPLLLEPVLKFHHTLRNLGLQEEEYVLMQAMSLFSPDRPGVQQHGVIDELYESLALTLKTWIDCRRTGPEKHLLYPKVMACLTELRTMTEEYSKQVLQIQDIQPDVIPPLMVEMKGRRTSKRTEKQQNIQREKKRQNT from the exons ATGACAGGTTTACCTGGCAGGTGGGCTGATTCCTCGTTCTCACCTGTTGTATGTTCAGTAAATCCAAAACCAGCGAGATTTCCCACTGCGTCGACTACAGTCAGCTGTGTGGACATCTGGACTCACCGA GTCACAATGAATAACAAGGCCACTGGTGTGCAGACCATCCAGGATGCCCTCACACAGCAAAAAGAAGACGATGAGGACGATGAAGGAAAGGTGACAGAAGACGAGGAGCCCCGAGGGTGCGGAGTGTGTGGAGATCTGGCCAAAGGTTACCACTTCAATGCTTTGACATGTGAAGGGTGCAAAGGATTCTTCAG ACGTGCCATAAAGAGGTCAACGCAGCTCAGCTGTCCTTTCCGGAACAAATgcagcataacaaaaaacaacagacgGTCGTGTCAAGCTTGCCGCTTCCGTAAATGCCAGGCCATAGGCATGCGCAAAGAAA TGGTCATGTCCGAGCAGGAGGTACTGGAGAGGAGGCGCCGCATCATGAAGAAGAAGATACTCGACGCAGTACAGCTTTCATCCCAACAAGAGCGAACCATTCAGGAGCTACTCTGTGGCCACCGCCGTACATTTGACTCAGCATTTTACCGCTTCAGTGGCTTTAGG cctaTGGACAGAAACATCTTTTTTGTGAGTGACACTCAGTCTGCCAGTGAACCCTCGGATGCCTACTCCCTGTCCGCCTCCttctcatcatcctcctcctccagtctctGTGATTCCTTTGAAAAACAAGAGAACCAAGATAGCCTACAGGTCAGAAAAAGCAGTGTTTTCACTGCTCTTCCACATGTGACTGACCTCACAACTTACATGATCCAAGACATCATTAGTTTCTCCAAAAGTCTTCGGGACTTCCG GTCTTTAATAATTGGGGATCAAATTGCTCTGTTGAAAGGAGCCTCATTTGAAGTCATGCAGATCCGTTTCAACATGGTATTCAATGCAAAAAGAGGCATCTGGGAATGCGGACATATTGCTTACTGCATAGATGACGCTGTACGAG CGGGCTTTCAGCCGCTCCTGCTGGAGCCTGTGCTCAAATTTCACCACACATTGCGCAACCTGGGCCTGCAGGAGGAAGAGTATGTTCTAATGCAAGCTATGTCCCTGTTTTCTCCAG ATCGTCCTGGTGTGCAGCAACACGGGGTAATTGATGAGCTTTATGAAAGCTTGGCACTGACACTAAAAACCTGGATTGACTGCAGGAGAACAGGACCAGAAAAACA CTTGCTGTACCCTAAAGTGATGGCCTGTCTCACCGAGTTGAGAACAATGACTGAGGAGTACAGTAAACAGGTTCTTCAGATCCAGGACATCCAACCTGATGTTATCCCTCCTCTCATGGTGGAAATG AAAGGGAGGAGAACAAGcaagaggacagagaaacaacaaaatatccagagagagaagaagagacagaacaCATGA
- the nr1i2 gene encoding nuclear receptor subfamily 1 group I member 2 isoform X1 gives MTGLPGRWADSSFSPVVCSVNPKPARFPTASTTVSCVDIWTHRVTMNNKATGVQTIQDALTQQKEDDEDDEGKVTEDEEPRGCGVCGDLAKGYHFNALTCEGCKGFFRVVGGLEPNPADSGRAIKRSTQLSCPFRNKCSITKNNRRSCQACRFRKCQAIGMRKEMVMSEQEVLERRRRIMKKKILDAVQLSSQQERTIQELLCGHRRTFDSAFYRFSGFRPMDRNIFFVSDTQSASEPSDAYSLSASFSSSSSSSLCDSFEKQENQDSLQVRKSSVFTALPHVTDLTTYMIQDIISFSKSLRDFRSLIIGDQIALLKGASFEVMQIRFNMVFNAKRGIWECGHIAYCIDDAVRAGFQPLLLEPVLKFHHTLRNLGLQEEEYVLMQAMSLFSPDRPGVQQHGVIDELYESLALTLKTWIDCRRTGPEKHLLYPKVMACLTELRTMTEEYSKQVLQIQDIQPDVIPPLMVEMKGRRTSKRTEKQQNIQREKKRQNT, from the exons ATGACAGGTTTACCTGGCAGGTGGGCTGATTCCTCGTTCTCACCTGTTGTATGTTCAGTAAATCCAAAACCAGCGAGATTTCCCACTGCGTCGACTACAGTCAGCTGTGTGGACATCTGGACTCACCGA GTCACAATGAATAACAAGGCCACTGGTGTGCAGACCATCCAGGATGCCCTCACACAGCAAAAAGAAGACGATGAGGACGATGAAGGAAAGGTGACAGAAGACGAGGAGCCCCGAGGGTGCGGAGTGTGTGGAGATCTGGCCAAAGGTTACCACTTCAATGCTTTGACATGTGAAGGGTGCAAAGGATTCTTCAG GGTCGtaggggggctggagcctaacccagctgacagtgg ACGTGCCATAAAGAGGTCAACGCAGCTCAGCTGTCCTTTCCGGAACAAATgcagcataacaaaaaacaacagacgGTCGTGTCAAGCTTGCCGCTTCCGTAAATGCCAGGCCATAGGCATGCGCAAAGAAA TGGTCATGTCCGAGCAGGAGGTACTGGAGAGGAGGCGCCGCATCATGAAGAAGAAGATACTCGACGCAGTACAGCTTTCATCCCAACAAGAGCGAACCATTCAGGAGCTACTCTGTGGCCACCGCCGTACATTTGACTCAGCATTTTACCGCTTCAGTGGCTTTAGG cctaTGGACAGAAACATCTTTTTTGTGAGTGACACTCAGTCTGCCAGTGAACCCTCGGATGCCTACTCCCTGTCCGCCTCCttctcatcatcctcctcctccagtctctGTGATTCCTTTGAAAAACAAGAGAACCAAGATAGCCTACAGGTCAGAAAAAGCAGTGTTTTCACTGCTCTTCCACATGTGACTGACCTCACAACTTACATGATCCAAGACATCATTAGTTTCTCCAAAAGTCTTCGGGACTTCCG GTCTTTAATAATTGGGGATCAAATTGCTCTGTTGAAAGGAGCCTCATTTGAAGTCATGCAGATCCGTTTCAACATGGTATTCAATGCAAAAAGAGGCATCTGGGAATGCGGACATATTGCTTACTGCATAGATGACGCTGTACGAG CGGGCTTTCAGCCGCTCCTGCTGGAGCCTGTGCTCAAATTTCACCACACATTGCGCAACCTGGGCCTGCAGGAGGAAGAGTATGTTCTAATGCAAGCTATGTCCCTGTTTTCTCCAG ATCGTCCTGGTGTGCAGCAACACGGGGTAATTGATGAGCTTTATGAAAGCTTGGCACTGACACTAAAAACCTGGATTGACTGCAGGAGAACAGGACCAGAAAAACA CTTGCTGTACCCTAAAGTGATGGCCTGTCTCACCGAGTTGAGAACAATGACTGAGGAGTACAGTAAACAGGTTCTTCAGATCCAGGACATCCAACCTGATGTTATCCCTCCTCTCATGGTGGAAATG AAAGGGAGGAGAACAAGcaagaggacagagaaacaacaaaatatccagagagagaagaagagacagaacaCATGA
- the nr1i2 gene encoding nuclear receptor subfamily 1 group I member 2 isoform X5, whose translation MTGLPGRWADSSFSPVVCSVNPKPARFPTASTTVSCVDIWTHRVTMNNKATGVQTIQDALTQQKEDDEDDEGKVTEDEEPRGCGVCGDLAKGYHFNALTCEGCKGFFRRAIKRSTQLSCPFRNKCSITKNNRRSCQACRFRKCQAIGMRKEMVMSEQEVLERRRRIMKKKILDAVQLSSQQERTIQELLCGHRRTFDSAFYRFSGFRPMDRNIFFVSDTQSASEPSDAYSLSASFSSSSSSSLCDSFEKQENQDSLQVRKSSVFTALPHVTDLTTYMIQDIISFSKSLRDFRSLIIGDQIALLKGASFEVMQIRFNMVFNAKRGIWECGHIAYCIDDAVRAGFQPLLLEPVLKFHHTLRNLGLQEEEYVLMQAMSLFSPDRPGVQQHGVIDELYESLALTLKTWIDCRRTGPEKHLLYPKVMACLTELRTMTEEYSKQVLQIQDIQPDVIPPLMVEMVSKNPVNDF comes from the exons ATGACAGGTTTACCTGGCAGGTGGGCTGATTCCTCGTTCTCACCTGTTGTATGTTCAGTAAATCCAAAACCAGCGAGATTTCCCACTGCGTCGACTACAGTCAGCTGTGTGGACATCTGGACTCACCGA GTCACAATGAATAACAAGGCCACTGGTGTGCAGACCATCCAGGATGCCCTCACACAGCAAAAAGAAGACGATGAGGACGATGAAGGAAAGGTGACAGAAGACGAGGAGCCCCGAGGGTGCGGAGTGTGTGGAGATCTGGCCAAAGGTTACCACTTCAATGCTTTGACATGTGAAGGGTGCAAAGGATTCTTCAG ACGTGCCATAAAGAGGTCAACGCAGCTCAGCTGTCCTTTCCGGAACAAATgcagcataacaaaaaacaacagacgGTCGTGTCAAGCTTGCCGCTTCCGTAAATGCCAGGCCATAGGCATGCGCAAAGAAA TGGTCATGTCCGAGCAGGAGGTACTGGAGAGGAGGCGCCGCATCATGAAGAAGAAGATACTCGACGCAGTACAGCTTTCATCCCAACAAGAGCGAACCATTCAGGAGCTACTCTGTGGCCACCGCCGTACATTTGACTCAGCATTTTACCGCTTCAGTGGCTTTAGG cctaTGGACAGAAACATCTTTTTTGTGAGTGACACTCAGTCTGCCAGTGAACCCTCGGATGCCTACTCCCTGTCCGCCTCCttctcatcatcctcctcctccagtctctGTGATTCCTTTGAAAAACAAGAGAACCAAGATAGCCTACAGGTCAGAAAAAGCAGTGTTTTCACTGCTCTTCCACATGTGACTGACCTCACAACTTACATGATCCAAGACATCATTAGTTTCTCCAAAAGTCTTCGGGACTTCCG GTCTTTAATAATTGGGGATCAAATTGCTCTGTTGAAAGGAGCCTCATTTGAAGTCATGCAGATCCGTTTCAACATGGTATTCAATGCAAAAAGAGGCATCTGGGAATGCGGACATATTGCTTACTGCATAGATGACGCTGTACGAG CGGGCTTTCAGCCGCTCCTGCTGGAGCCTGTGCTCAAATTTCACCACACATTGCGCAACCTGGGCCTGCAGGAGGAAGAGTATGTTCTAATGCAAGCTATGTCCCTGTTTTCTCCAG ATCGTCCTGGTGTGCAGCAACACGGGGTAATTGATGAGCTTTATGAAAGCTTGGCACTGACACTAAAAACCTGGATTGACTGCAGGAGAACAGGACCAGAAAAACA CTTGCTGTACCCTAAAGTGATGGCCTGTCTCACCGAGTTGAGAACAATGACTGAGGAGTACAGTAAACAGGTTCTTCAGATCCAGGACATCCAACCTGATGTTATCCCTCCTCTCATGGTGGAAATGGTCAGTAAAAACCCTGTTAATGACTTTTAG
- the nr1i2 gene encoding nuclear receptor subfamily 1 group I member 2 isoform X4 yields MTGLPGRWADSSFSPVVCSVNPKPARFPTASTTVSCVDIWTHRVTMNNKATGVQTIQDALTQQKEDDEDDEGKVTEDEEPRGCGVCGDLAKGYHFNALTCEGCKGFFRVVGGLEPNPADSGRAIKRSTQLSCPFRNKCSITKNNRRSCQACRFRKCQAIGMRKEMVMSEQEVLERRRRIMKKKILDAVQLSSQQERTIQELLCGHRRTFDSAFYRFSGFRPMDRNIFFVSDTQSASEPSDAYSLSASFSSSSSSSLCDSFEKQENQDSLQVRKSSVFTALPHVTDLTTYMIQDIISFSKSLRDFRSLIIGDQIALLKGASFEVMQIRFNMVFNAKRGIWECGHIAYCIDDAVRAGFQPLLLEPVLKFHHTLRNLGLQEEEYVLMQAMSLFSPDRPGVQQHGVIDELYESLALTLKTWIDCRRTGPEKHLLYPKVMACLTELRTMTEEYSKQVLQIQDIQPDVIPPLMVEM; encoded by the exons ATGACAGGTTTACCTGGCAGGTGGGCTGATTCCTCGTTCTCACCTGTTGTATGTTCAGTAAATCCAAAACCAGCGAGATTTCCCACTGCGTCGACTACAGTCAGCTGTGTGGACATCTGGACTCACCGA GTCACAATGAATAACAAGGCCACTGGTGTGCAGACCATCCAGGATGCCCTCACACAGCAAAAAGAAGACGATGAGGACGATGAAGGAAAGGTGACAGAAGACGAGGAGCCCCGAGGGTGCGGAGTGTGTGGAGATCTGGCCAAAGGTTACCACTTCAATGCTTTGACATGTGAAGGGTGCAAAGGATTCTTCAG GGTCGtaggggggctggagcctaacccagctgacagtgg ACGTGCCATAAAGAGGTCAACGCAGCTCAGCTGTCCTTTCCGGAACAAATgcagcataacaaaaaacaacagacgGTCGTGTCAAGCTTGCCGCTTCCGTAAATGCCAGGCCATAGGCATGCGCAAAGAAA TGGTCATGTCCGAGCAGGAGGTACTGGAGAGGAGGCGCCGCATCATGAAGAAGAAGATACTCGACGCAGTACAGCTTTCATCCCAACAAGAGCGAACCATTCAGGAGCTACTCTGTGGCCACCGCCGTACATTTGACTCAGCATTTTACCGCTTCAGTGGCTTTAGG cctaTGGACAGAAACATCTTTTTTGTGAGTGACACTCAGTCTGCCAGTGAACCCTCGGATGCCTACTCCCTGTCCGCCTCCttctcatcatcctcctcctccagtctctGTGATTCCTTTGAAAAACAAGAGAACCAAGATAGCCTACAGGTCAGAAAAAGCAGTGTTTTCACTGCTCTTCCACATGTGACTGACCTCACAACTTACATGATCCAAGACATCATTAGTTTCTCCAAAAGTCTTCGGGACTTCCG GTCTTTAATAATTGGGGATCAAATTGCTCTGTTGAAAGGAGCCTCATTTGAAGTCATGCAGATCCGTTTCAACATGGTATTCAATGCAAAAAGAGGCATCTGGGAATGCGGACATATTGCTTACTGCATAGATGACGCTGTACGAG CGGGCTTTCAGCCGCTCCTGCTGGAGCCTGTGCTCAAATTTCACCACACATTGCGCAACCTGGGCCTGCAGGAGGAAGAGTATGTTCTAATGCAAGCTATGTCCCTGTTTTCTCCAG ATCGTCCTGGTGTGCAGCAACACGGGGTAATTGATGAGCTTTATGAAAGCTTGGCACTGACACTAAAAACCTGGATTGACTGCAGGAGAACAGGACCAGAAAAACA CTTGCTGTACCCTAAAGTGATGGCCTGTCTCACCGAGTTGAGAACAATGACTGAGGAGTACAGTAAACAGGTTCTTCAGATCCAGGACATCCAACCTGATGTTATCCCTCCTCTCATGGTGGAAATG
- the nr1i2 gene encoding nuclear receptor subfamily 1 group I member 2 isoform X3, translating to MTGLPGRWADSSFSPVVCSVNPKPARFPTASTTVSCVDIWTHRVTMNNKATGVQTIQDALTQQKEDDEDDEGKVTEDEEPRGCGVCGDLAKGYHFNALTCEGCKGFFRVVGGLEPNPADSGRAIKRSTQLSCPFRNKCSITKNNRRSCQACRFRKCQAIGMRKEMVMSEQEVLERRRRIMKKKILDAVQLSSQQERTIQELLCGHRRTFDSAFYRFSGFRPMDRNIFFVSDTQSASEPSDAYSLSASFSSSSSSSLCDSFEKQENQDSLQVRKSSVFTALPHVTDLTTYMIQDIISFSKSLRDFRSLIIGDQIALLKGASFEVMQIRFNMVFNAKRGIWECGHIAYCIDDAVRAGFQPLLLEPVLKFHHTLRNLGLQEEEYVLMQAMSLFSPDRPGVQQHGVIDELYESLALTLKTWIDCRRTGPEKHLLYPKVMACLTELRTMTEEYSKQVLQIQDIQPDVIPPLMVEMVSKNPVNDF from the exons ATGACAGGTTTACCTGGCAGGTGGGCTGATTCCTCGTTCTCACCTGTTGTATGTTCAGTAAATCCAAAACCAGCGAGATTTCCCACTGCGTCGACTACAGTCAGCTGTGTGGACATCTGGACTCACCGA GTCACAATGAATAACAAGGCCACTGGTGTGCAGACCATCCAGGATGCCCTCACACAGCAAAAAGAAGACGATGAGGACGATGAAGGAAAGGTGACAGAAGACGAGGAGCCCCGAGGGTGCGGAGTGTGTGGAGATCTGGCCAAAGGTTACCACTTCAATGCTTTGACATGTGAAGGGTGCAAAGGATTCTTCAG GGTCGtaggggggctggagcctaacccagctgacagtgg ACGTGCCATAAAGAGGTCAACGCAGCTCAGCTGTCCTTTCCGGAACAAATgcagcataacaaaaaacaacagacgGTCGTGTCAAGCTTGCCGCTTCCGTAAATGCCAGGCCATAGGCATGCGCAAAGAAA TGGTCATGTCCGAGCAGGAGGTACTGGAGAGGAGGCGCCGCATCATGAAGAAGAAGATACTCGACGCAGTACAGCTTTCATCCCAACAAGAGCGAACCATTCAGGAGCTACTCTGTGGCCACCGCCGTACATTTGACTCAGCATTTTACCGCTTCAGTGGCTTTAGG cctaTGGACAGAAACATCTTTTTTGTGAGTGACACTCAGTCTGCCAGTGAACCCTCGGATGCCTACTCCCTGTCCGCCTCCttctcatcatcctcctcctccagtctctGTGATTCCTTTGAAAAACAAGAGAACCAAGATAGCCTACAGGTCAGAAAAAGCAGTGTTTTCACTGCTCTTCCACATGTGACTGACCTCACAACTTACATGATCCAAGACATCATTAGTTTCTCCAAAAGTCTTCGGGACTTCCG GTCTTTAATAATTGGGGATCAAATTGCTCTGTTGAAAGGAGCCTCATTTGAAGTCATGCAGATCCGTTTCAACATGGTATTCAATGCAAAAAGAGGCATCTGGGAATGCGGACATATTGCTTACTGCATAGATGACGCTGTACGAG CGGGCTTTCAGCCGCTCCTGCTGGAGCCTGTGCTCAAATTTCACCACACATTGCGCAACCTGGGCCTGCAGGAGGAAGAGTATGTTCTAATGCAAGCTATGTCCCTGTTTTCTCCAG ATCGTCCTGGTGTGCAGCAACACGGGGTAATTGATGAGCTTTATGAAAGCTTGGCACTGACACTAAAAACCTGGATTGACTGCAGGAGAACAGGACCAGAAAAACA CTTGCTGTACCCTAAAGTGATGGCCTGTCTCACCGAGTTGAGAACAATGACTGAGGAGTACAGTAAACAGGTTCTTCAGATCCAGGACATCCAACCTGATGTTATCCCTCCTCTCATGGTGGAAATGGTCAGTAAAAACCCTGTTAATGACTTTTAG
- the nr1i2 gene encoding nuclear receptor subfamily 1 group I member 2 isoform X6 translates to MNNKATGVQTIQDALTQQKEDDEDDEGKVTEDEEPRGCGVCGDLAKGYHFNALTCEGCKGFFRVVGGLEPNPADSGRAIKRSTQLSCPFRNKCSITKNNRRSCQACRFRKCQAIGMRKEMVMSEQEVLERRRRIMKKKILDAVQLSSQQERTIQELLCGHRRTFDSAFYRFSGFRPMDRNIFFVSDTQSASEPSDAYSLSASFSSSSSSSLCDSFEKQENQDSLQVRKSSVFTALPHVTDLTTYMIQDIISFSKSLRDFRSLIIGDQIALLKGASFEVMQIRFNMVFNAKRGIWECGHIAYCIDDAVRAGFQPLLLEPVLKFHHTLRNLGLQEEEYVLMQAMSLFSPDRPGVQQHGVIDELYESLALTLKTWIDCRRTGPEKHLLYPKVMACLTELRTMTEEYSKQVLQIQDIQPDVIPPLMVEMKGRRTSKRTEKQQNIQREKKRQNT, encoded by the exons ATGAATAACAAGGCCACTGGTGTGCAGACCATCCAGGATGCCCTCACACAGCAAAAAGAAGACGATGAGGACGATGAAGGAAAGGTGACAGAAGACGAGGAGCCCCGAGGGTGCGGAGTGTGTGGAGATCTGGCCAAAGGTTACCACTTCAATGCTTTGACATGTGAAGGGTGCAAAGGATTCTTCAG GGTCGtaggggggctggagcctaacccagctgacagtgg ACGTGCCATAAAGAGGTCAACGCAGCTCAGCTGTCCTTTCCGGAACAAATgcagcataacaaaaaacaacagacgGTCGTGTCAAGCTTGCCGCTTCCGTAAATGCCAGGCCATAGGCATGCGCAAAGAAA TGGTCATGTCCGAGCAGGAGGTACTGGAGAGGAGGCGCCGCATCATGAAGAAGAAGATACTCGACGCAGTACAGCTTTCATCCCAACAAGAGCGAACCATTCAGGAGCTACTCTGTGGCCACCGCCGTACATTTGACTCAGCATTTTACCGCTTCAGTGGCTTTAGG cctaTGGACAGAAACATCTTTTTTGTGAGTGACACTCAGTCTGCCAGTGAACCCTCGGATGCCTACTCCCTGTCCGCCTCCttctcatcatcctcctcctccagtctctGTGATTCCTTTGAAAAACAAGAGAACCAAGATAGCCTACAGGTCAGAAAAAGCAGTGTTTTCACTGCTCTTCCACATGTGACTGACCTCACAACTTACATGATCCAAGACATCATTAGTTTCTCCAAAAGTCTTCGGGACTTCCG GTCTTTAATAATTGGGGATCAAATTGCTCTGTTGAAAGGAGCCTCATTTGAAGTCATGCAGATCCGTTTCAACATGGTATTCAATGCAAAAAGAGGCATCTGGGAATGCGGACATATTGCTTACTGCATAGATGACGCTGTACGAG CGGGCTTTCAGCCGCTCCTGCTGGAGCCTGTGCTCAAATTTCACCACACATTGCGCAACCTGGGCCTGCAGGAGGAAGAGTATGTTCTAATGCAAGCTATGTCCCTGTTTTCTCCAG ATCGTCCTGGTGTGCAGCAACACGGGGTAATTGATGAGCTTTATGAAAGCTTGGCACTGACACTAAAAACCTGGATTGACTGCAGGAGAACAGGACCAGAAAAACA CTTGCTGTACCCTAAAGTGATGGCCTGTCTCACCGAGTTGAGAACAATGACTGAGGAGTACAGTAAACAGGTTCTTCAGATCCAGGACATCCAACCTGATGTTATCCCTCCTCTCATGGTGGAAATG AAAGGGAGGAGAACAAGcaagaggacagagaaacaacaaaatatccagagagagaagaagagacagaacaCATGA